TTTAATATTTCGCAGGCCATTATTCACCGGTTTAGCAACCTGCACCTGATGCTGCAAACCCTTAACCTGCCTATCGAGTTGGATGGCTTTAAACCTTACAGCATCGCTTTGTTTAAGGTTGACAATGCCGACAGCGTTTTTGGCTATCGCGATGAGATCAATACGCTTACATTCTCGCTACGGATAAATGATTTTGGCCTGGTAATATGCCTGCAGGATAATGGCTCAAATGGCCGCTATCACCAGGAAAGGCTGGATAAAATTGCCGATCAGCCCTTACACCCCATTCAGTTTGAGGAGGTAAACGCGCGTTTCTTTTACTCGGCCTACCTGTTTAACCGCCTGCCAGAGTATGAGGTAATGCCCGTTGGCGATACCATTTACATAGAAGCCGCCCCCTTACGCGGCACCAGCAGCAAACCCTTGTTTGATGATTGGATGAACAAAACCTACGGCCAGGTGCTGGAAAACTTCTGGAAAAACTGGGGCTTTTTATTGTTAGAGATCATCAAAAACCCCAATGCCCCCATGAGCTTTTTGTTTGATGCCAATGGCGATTTTGTTAATGCCCAATTGATTGAATTGCCGCGCTGATTTGTTGAATAAACGACGGAAGAACAGGCGGGTTTAGCAAAATTGTAATCAGCAAACCACTTAATGCACCATAAAGGTGTGCATCATGATTGATATTATCCCTACTGTATTTGGACGCATAGCTGCAATAAACCAGGTATAAAATGCCAAATATATATGCGGGGATTTGAACCGGTAATAATATTATTCCCATCCTGGCTGTGGGGTAGTACAGTATTGCTCCAAATACTACAGCGCTGATTGCGCCGGATGCCCCAAGACTATAGTAGCTATAATTTTCCCGGTGTTTTAGTACCGATGGCATATCGCTTAAAATAAGGCTTACCATATATAGGAGCGCAAATTGCCAATGTCCTATTTGTGCTTCAAGTGCGAAAGCAAAATAATAAAACGATATCATATTAAATGCCAGGTGCATTATATCCTTATGGATAAAACCACTGGTAATAATGGTATAAACATAATGTCCGCGCGATACATTATACGGATGCAACATCAGTTTACCATACAGGCTTTGATTGTAAAACGCCATTACGGAAACAATAAGCGTTATTGCAAATATTAAAGATGCTACAGGTGTTGCGATAAGGTATTCCATTTATTTAAGGTCGAGTTTAGTATCGTTTAAAATGCGGCCTACCGGGTAGCGCATGTATGTTTTTTCAAAGTAAGGCGAATTTTTATATACAAAAAACAGCTGCGCCTGCGCGCTGTTGGCCAGTTGCGGGTCTTTTGTTTTGGCATCATCCAGCTTTTGTTTCAGGGCGGGATCTTTCTTTAGCAGGTCGGCGGCTTTATCTTCAAAAACATAGTCCGAAAAGTATTCCTTTTCGCCCAACATCGAATCAAAAAAGTTCCAGGCAAAAAATGAATCAACACCCTGTGGTTCCAATGTTTCTACAATATACCGGTTAATGGCCTGGTTGGTATATACAACGTAATCGCCTGCATAAAATTTCACGGCCATATCAACGGGGTTTAATTGCACACTGCTATGCAGGTAATGGCCTTCAAACGGGCGTGTTGGTGTTTTAATATCGCCAAAGTAATACATCTGCAAGTTTAACGTGGTATCATGTGCCAGTTGCTGCATTTTTACACCATTCAGCTTAAAAAGGTCTATCACTTTACCCCATGCCTGTGGTATTATGTAAGCCAGGGGCTTATCAGCTGTCGCGGTTGTTTTATAGGTATTGTAAAATTTAATAACTTTGGTGTAAGGCTTACTCCTGTCATAATACAAGCGTTTTAGCCCGCTTACATCGCTGGTTTTGTAGCCGGCTCCGTACCCTTTAAAGGTGATGGTATCCACAGTTTTCATATCCACCTCCCATTTTAAGGGGAATGTTTTTTGGCTGATAACGGCCGCATCGGCTTTTTTCTTCAGGTCGCCAATCAGTTTAGCATCACGCTGATTTATGTCAATCAAATGCTGCATAAAATCATACGTTGCATAAACCCGTTTGTCAAAGGCTTTTAACATATGGGTTTCGGTAATATAGCTGATGATGTTATGCTGGGCAGTAAAGCCGGTTGCAAACCGGGGCGTTTCCAAAAAGCTCACGATACCCGAGTCTGGCAGGCCTTCTTCACCTGCGCCATAAGGAATCATCTCATAGCCGCTTTTTTTCATGTGGCTATAAAGGTAGGGTGTTAATGTTTTCGAGGTATAATCGGCCAGTATCGGGTTTTGCTTGTCTTTCTGGGTTTCTATCAGTGTCATCACATACTGATAGTCGGCCCCATCGCTGGTGTGGTTATCTAAAAACACTTCCGGTTTCCAGGCGATTAATATCTGTGTAAAAGCAAGCGCGTTGCGGCTATCAGCTTTAATAAAGTCACGGTTTAAATCAAGGTTGCGGTAGTTGCCACGGAAGCCATAGGCTACCGGTCCGTTTTGGCTTACACGACTTTGGCCGCGGTTAAGGTTGCCATCGATGTTATAAAGCGCAATTAAACAAATCACAACATCCATTGGCAACTGGTTCTTTTTAAGCAGATCGCGCACCAACATCATGCTGGCATCAATTCCTTCCGGCTCGCCGGGGTGAATACCGTTGTTGATAAGCAATACGCGTTTATCCTGTTTTTTTATCAGCGCGGGATCGAAAACACCATTTTTTGATAGCACAATCAATGTTAACGGTTTACCCACATCGGTTGTACCGTAATTAATCATTTTCATTTGCTGCGGATACAGTTTATTTACCTTTTGATAGTAACTAATTACCTCGGCATAGGTAGCCGTATAGTTTTTATCCTTGCTGAGCTCAAACGGCGTTAACTGGGCATTAGCACTGATACAAACAAAAAAAAGAAGTATAGCCGATAAAAATGATCTCATGAAATTACTTTTGGCCAAAGATAGAATCAAGCGTGAAGATTCAAGGTTTAAGATGTGGAATAATTCCGTTACAAATGGGGAAGAAAAGAATCGAGATTCAAAGACAGCTGCAAAACATTCGCTGCTATGTTAAATCCGAGAGCTCTGCCTGCAGTTTTTTTGATAAACTTTTTACCACCTGCTCATAAGAGTGGTCAATCATTTCGCAAAGCTGCCTGCGGGTTAAAGAGCCATCCATATAAACCGTGTTCCATAATTTTTTATTCATATGATAGCCGGGGATTACCTCCGGATAACGCTCGCGCAGTTCAATGGCAAGTTCGGGGTCGCATTTCACGTTAAAGCGGTTGCCTTCTGTAAGGCCAATCAACAGGAATATCTTTTCGGCAACTTTAAACACAAGGGTTTCCTCGCCAAAGGGCAGGCCTTCGGTGGTACCTGGCTTTTGCAGGCAATAATCGCGCAATTCCTCTACGTTCAATTTACTGGAATTTTCTAACAAGTTTGGTGTAAGAAGTAGTATTACCAAAGTTATATTTAAAACCAATGGTTACAAAAGTGTACTGATCCGTGGCGTTATTTTTGTATTTCGCCGTTGGGTCATTATAGCCATCAAGTCCTTCTCCGGGAGCAAAATAATGTTGAATCCCTAAATCAATGCCGTACCGCGGCTGATCATAATCATCATAAATTTTAAATTCGTAACCAAACCTGATCGGAATAATAATATTCACGCTGTTATCAGCGCCCCTAAAACCTTCAGTATCGCCTATGGCCGCGTTTAGCGGATATTGGTTATAACGTTGAATCCTGGTCATGTTGTTATGAATAACACCCAAACCGGTCCCTAAATAGAAGCCCTTAATACGGTCTAAAATCCAGCTACCATCATAATCCATTATCTCGCCTGCCTGCACGTCGCCATGGATATTAAAAGAAAGGTATGAATTCGTAAAATACCGGCCAGAGGCATCTACAGCGGGAGTTGTACCTCCGCCAGAGAAAGTGCCTTTTTGCAATTCGGCCGTAATGGGAAAATAGGGGCTAAAATTGTAAACAAAATTTAAACTAAATGCCGGGTGGTAGTCCTGCTTTTTTAAATCTGCTTCGGCTTTGCCGTAGCTTGCGCTAAAACCTGCACCAAACTCGTAATAGTTAAACCCACTTTGCGCTTTAACTGTTGCAACCGTGAAGCCTAAAACAAAAAACAGAATATATTTTTTCAATGTTAATTTTTATCAATATTTACAAAAGCACATGCCGTTTTTTACAAACGGCTTTAAAATTTTACTAATATAGCTTATGAGTTTTAATTCCCCGCTAAGTTTTACAGTGACTGACCGCTTTTTACGGTACGTTGCCATTGATACGCAATCAGACCCCACTTCGGTTACGTTTCCATCAACAGAAAAGCAAAAAAACTTAAGCCGACTATTGGTTGATGAGCTGCTGACTATGGGTGTTCTGGATGCCCACCTCGACGAATTTGGTTATGTATACGCCACTATTCCATCAAATACCAGTAAACGGGTGCCTGTAATTTGCTTTTGCTCGCACGTGGATACAGCGCCCGATTGCAGCGGCGCCAATGTAAAACCCATTGTACATAAAAACTACAAGGGCCAGGATATTATACTTCCTGACGATAACACACAAGTTATTAAACTGGCAGAGCATCCCGATCTTAAAAATCAATTTGGACATGATGTAATAACGGCCAGCGGCACAACCCTGTTGGGCGCTGATAACAAGGCCGGTGTTGCCGAAATTATGGATGCCTGTTATCAGCTAATCAATCATCCCGAAATAAAGCACGGCGATATCAGGATACTATTTACCCCCGACGAAGAAGTTGGACATGGGGTAGAACATGTTGACATTGCCAAACTTGGCGCTTATGCCGCCTATACCATTGATGGCGAAAGTGCCGGCAATATGGAAAATGAAACCTTTAGCGCCGATGGCGCCCGGCTGATCATACAAGGTGTAAGCGCCCACCCCGGCTTTGCGAAGGGTAAAATGGAAAGCGCTATAAAGATAGCCGGCGAAATTATAGCGGCTTTGCCGGATGAACTATCGCCCGAGCATACGGAAGCCATGCAGGGCTTTGTGCACCCCGTAAGCATAGAAGGCCATGTAGAAACAGCCGGCATTGATTTCATTATCCGCGATTTTGACGAGGATAATTTGAAAAGCCATGCGGAGGTAATTCGAAAAACGGCCGATAAAGTTTTAAAGCGATACCCAAATTCTGCCTATACCTTAACCATCAGCCAGCAGTACCGTAATATGAAAAATGTGCTGGAGCAGCATCCCGAAATTGTTGCCAACGCCATGGAAGCCAT
The genomic region above belongs to Mucilaginibacter sp. KACC 22773 and contains:
- a CDS encoding rhomboid family intramembrane serine protease; this encodes MEYLIATPVASLIFAITLIVSVMAFYNQSLYGKLMLHPYNVSRGHYVYTIITSGFIHKDIMHLAFNMISFYYFAFALEAQIGHWQFALLYMVSLILSDMPSVLKHRENYSYYSLGASGAISAVVFGAILYYPTARMGIILLPVQIPAYIFGILYLVYCSYASKYSRDNINHDAHLYGALSGLLITILLNPPVLPSFIQQISAAIQSIGH
- a CDS encoding M14 family zinc carboxypeptidase, with protein sequence MRSFLSAILLFFVCISANAQLTPFELSKDKNYTATYAEVISYYQKVNKLYPQQMKMINYGTTDVGKPLTLIVLSKNGVFDPALIKKQDKRVLLINNGIHPGEPEGIDASMMLVRDLLKKNQLPMDVVICLIALYNIDGNLNRGQSRVSQNGPVAYGFRGNYRNLDLNRDFIKADSRNALAFTQILIAWKPEVFLDNHTSDGADYQYVMTLIETQKDKQNPILADYTSKTLTPYLYSHMKKSGYEMIPYGAGEEGLPDSGIVSFLETPRFATGFTAQHNIISYITETHMLKAFDKRVYATYDFMQHLIDINQRDAKLIGDLKKKADAAVISQKTFPLKWEVDMKTVDTITFKGYGAGYKTSDVSGLKRLYYDRSKPYTKVIKFYNTYKTTATADKPLAYIIPQAWGKVIDLFKLNGVKMQQLAHDTTLNLQMYYFGDIKTPTRPFEGHYLHSSVQLNPVDMAVKFYAGDYVVYTNQAINRYIVETLEPQGVDSFFAWNFFDSMLGEKEYFSDYVFEDKAADLLKKDPALKQKLDDAKTKDPQLANSAQAQLFFVYKNSPYFEKTYMRYPVGRILNDTKLDLK
- a CDS encoding MmcQ/YjbR family DNA-binding protein; its protein translation is MNVEELRDYCLQKPGTTEGLPFGEETLVFKVAEKIFLLIGLTEGNRFNVKCDPELAIELRERYPEVIPGYHMNKKLWNTVYMDGSLTRRQLCEMIDHSYEQVVKSLSKKLQAELSDLT
- the pepT gene encoding peptidase T encodes the protein MSFNSPLSFTVTDRFLRYVAIDTQSDPTSVTFPSTEKQKNLSRLLVDELLTMGVLDAHLDEFGYVYATIPSNTSKRVPVICFCSHVDTAPDCSGANVKPIVHKNYKGQDIILPDDNTQVIKLAEHPDLKNQFGHDVITASGTTLLGADNKAGVAEIMDACYQLINHPEIKHGDIRILFTPDEEVGHGVEHVDIAKLGAYAAYTIDGESAGNMENETFSADGARLIIQGVSAHPGFAKGKMESAIKIAGEIIAALPDELSPEHTEAMQGFVHPVSIEGHVETAGIDFIIRDFDEDNLKSHAEVIRKTADKVLKRYPNSAYTLTISQQYRNMKNVLEQHPEIVANAMEAINRTGLTAKLCSIRGGTDGSRLSFMGLPCPNIFAGEHAFHSKQEWVSVQDMQKAVETILHLCMIWEEKA